AAGGGGTGAAAAGAGCCGTGACCGTCATCGCCACCTCGGACCGCCCTTCCATGGAGCGTTTGAAATGTGCTTACGTGGCCACAGCGATCGCCGAATACTTTCGCGATCAAGGCAAAAAAGTCCTCTTGCTGATGGACTCCGTCACCCGCTTTGCGCGTGCCCTGCGTGAGATCGGTCTCGCAGCAGGTGAACCGCCCACCCGCCGTGGTTTCCCGCCCTCCGTATTTGCCACGCTACCCCGAATGATGGAACGCGCAGGCTGCTCAGACAAAGGCAGCATCACAGCCCTCTACACCGTCCTGGTCGAAGGCGATGACATGACTGAGCCCGTGGCCGATGAAACACGCTCCATCCTGGATGGTCACATCGTTTTGAGTCGCAAATTGGGCTCGGCCAATCATTACCCCGCCATTGATGTGCTGGCCAGCGTCAGCCGACTTTTCACCGCCATCAACACTTCAGACCATCAGCGCGCCGCAGGCAAAATCCGCAGCCTCATGGCCAAGTATCAGGAAGTGGAGCTGCTCGTCCGCATCGGTGAATACAAGAAAGGCAGCGACACGGCCGCCGATGAAGCCATCACCAAGATGGATGCCATCAACACCTTCCTCAAACAAGGCATGAACGAGCCGAGCAGCTTCGATCAGACTCAACAGGCCATGATCCAACTCGCAAGATAAACCCATGCTGCGCTACCCACTCCAAGACATGGTCTTTGTCCGCGAGCATCGCGAGGACAAAGCCAGCAAGGCCGTCACCCGTGCGCGCCGTGCCGTGGTGGAGGCGGAGGAAAACTTGGAGGCCAAGCAAAAGGCCCTGGCAGACTTTACCCAATGGCGGATCGCCGAGGAGGAGCGGCTCATTCAGTCCATCATGCGCAAGCCTGTCAAACTCGGTGACATCACAGACCTGCGCCTGGAGATCTCAGCCATGCGTGAACGGGAGCTGGATTTCATGGATCAAGTTCACAAGGCTCAAGGCGAGCTCGACCGCGCCAAAGAAGAACTTGATAACGCCAAGCTGGCCTACAAAAAAGCCACCCAAGATCTCGAAAAGCTCATTGAACACCGTGCCGCATGGCAGGTGGAGCAAAACCACGAAGCCGAGCGCCAAGCAGACCTCGAACTCGAGGACTTTATCAGCCCTCAAAACAGCGACCTTGGCATGCACCCGGAGAACACTCGATATGAACTCAATTGAATCCACTCACGTCAGCTCCTCTCGCCAAATAGCTGAGGATCACAGCTTGCCTCCCGCTTTTGGCACCTCGAATCCAGTTGCCTTAAAAGCCCTGCGTTCATTGATCACTGCGCCGCAAAACGAATCAGTGGAGAAAGATGCATTGCAGCTTTCAGGCGATGAGGCGGGGACAATCTCCGAAACTCATGAGCTGGCGGCTCATTTCATTTCCTCACAAAAATCACCTTTCACTGATTCCCCCTCATCTGCTCCCCTCAGCTCTTCGGGGAAAGATTCAGAGGTCACCATTACCACAAAATCCACCGCTTCCTCAGATTCCACATTCCCAGACCCCGGACTCATTGAGGCGCTGCGTGCCCTCCTAGGCCACCCCACTCAAGCTTCATCCGCTTTTCAACCCATCACTACTCCGGTTGAAGCTAAAGACAGCGGCTCCACACGCGTGTTGGAAATCGTGCAATCTTTGCTCAGTGAAGAAACACTACCAGTTACTTCTCTGCCTCTATTGATCCAAGTGCGCGATGCACTGGCTCAGAATAAAGGAGACTTGAACGATCAGCAAGAAACCCTCGCACAGATTCGGGCACTTATTGAAGCCCTGCCATCCCAGGCTGGTGCTGTCCAAGAAAGTCCTTTTGAAGATTCCGCTGATTTCCCACCTACCCTTGAAATGCCAGAACAAGAAACGCCCAACTTGGGTCAGGTGATTTTGCAATCTCTTGGCACTCAGTCATCAGCATCTACCGCCCATGCCGTAACCTCCGTCAGCCAACCTGAGCATCTCGAGCGTGTAGAGAAGTTCAGTGCGCTGATTACAGAAATGGCAGACCGCGTACTCGTCACGGATCCCCTCCATGGACAGACCCAGGAAGTCCGTATTCAGCTCGCAGAGTCCGTCATGCCCGGAACCGAGGTGCGTGTCTGGCGTGAACAAGGCGGGCAACTGCGCGTCGATTTTGATACCACCTCCGGCTATTGGGCGCGTGTCCTCAATGAGGCCTCTCCGCTTCTCACACAACGTCTCAATGAGCGGCTAAACCTGACGGATGCTGTCCTTGTCAACGTGCAGCAGCAGGGCGGTCAGCCGGAAGACGGGCGCTCCCGCAATCGCCACACCCCCTGGGACATGACCGGACAGGATGCTCCTCAATAACTCACCCCATACCAGAGTGAGCCACCCCCTCCATCCCCTGCCCATGTCCAGATCACGCTCAGAATTCATTCGGCTGGCCAATCGCATTGCGGG
This is a stretch of genomic DNA from Prosthecobacter algae. It encodes these proteins:
- the sctO gene encoding type III secretion system stalk subunit SctO, whose translation is MLRYPLQDMVFVREHREDKASKAVTRARRAVVEAEENLEAKQKALADFTQWRIAEEERLIQSIMRKPVKLGDITDLRLEISAMRERELDFMDQVHKAQGELDRAKEELDNAKLAYKKATQDLEKLIEHRAAWQVEQNHEAERQADLELEDFISPQNSDLGMHPENTRYELN
- the sctN gene encoding type III secretion system ATPase SctN; translation: MNLPTFDFNSLTARLQHGMDSVQPLSLRGRVTQVTGTILKAYAPGAKIGELCRLKNPWEDEGILGEVVGFSKNLALITPLGELMGISSTTEVIPTGEVHQVPVGKEMLGRVLDGLGHPSDGKGPFKIEAHYAVTADPPNAMTRQLITHPISLGVRALDGLLTCGEGQRMGIFAAAGGGKSTLLSQIIRNTSADIVVLALIGERGREVREFLERDLGEEGVKRAVTVIATSDRPSMERLKCAYVATAIAEYFRDQGKKVLLLMDSVTRFARALREIGLAAGEPPTRRGFPPSVFATLPRMMERAGCSDKGSITALYTVLVEGDDMTEPVADETRSILDGHIVLSRKLGSANHYPAIDVLASVSRLFTAINTSDHQRAAGKIRSLMAKYQEVELLVRIGEYKKGSDTAADEAITKMDAINTFLKQGMNEPSSFDQTQQAMIQLAR